A single Streptomyces sp. Edi2 DNA region contains:
- a CDS encoding deoxyribose-phosphate aldolase: protein MNPRISDLATLRARHPEAVAEAAARRTRRPLIGDSGRLMIVAADHPARGALAVGDRQLAMANRLDLLERLVLALSRPGVDGVLATADILEDLLLIGALEGKVVMGSMNRGGIAGAAFEMDDRFTGHRPQDLARLRFDAGKLLLRIDYSDPGSLTTLEATARAIDAMAERQLPVFVEPFLSSRIEGAVRNDLSAEAVTRSVAIASGLGGTSAYTWLKLPVTDDPDAMARVCETTTLPTVLLGGDIGSTVQDQEAAYEKWRKALRLPTVQGLVVGRSLLYPADGDVAAAVDTAVGLL from the coding sequence TTGAACCCTCGGATCAGTGACCTCGCGACGCTGCGGGCCCGGCACCCCGAAGCCGTCGCGGAGGCCGCCGCCCGCCGCACCCGTCGTCCGCTCATCGGCGACAGCGGCCGGCTGATGATCGTCGCGGCCGACCACCCGGCCCGCGGCGCGCTCGCCGTCGGAGACCGGCAGCTCGCCATGGCCAACCGCCTCGATCTGCTGGAGCGTCTGGTCCTCGCGCTGTCCCGGCCCGGTGTGGACGGAGTGCTCGCCACCGCCGACATCCTGGAGGACCTGCTGCTGATCGGGGCCCTCGAGGGGAAGGTCGTGATGGGCTCCATGAACCGCGGCGGTATCGCCGGTGCCGCCTTCGAGATGGACGACCGGTTCACCGGACACCGCCCCCAGGACCTCGCCCGGCTCCGCTTCGACGCCGGCAAACTGCTGCTGCGCATCGACTACAGCGACCCCGGCTCGCTGACCACCCTGGAGGCCACCGCCCGTGCCATCGACGCGATGGCCGAGCGGCAACTGCCCGTCTTCGTGGAGCCGTTCCTCTCCTCCCGGATAGAAGGCGCGGTCCGCAACGACCTCAGCGCCGAGGCCGTCACCCGCTCGGTGGCCATCGCCTCAGGACTCGGCGGCACCTCCGCCTACACCTGGCTGAAGCTGCCGGTCACCGACGACCCCGACGCCATGGCCCGGGTCTGCGAGACCACCACGCTGCCGACCGTGCTGCTCGGCGGCGACATCGGCAGCACCGTCCAGGACCAGGAAGCCGCTTACGAGAAGTGGCGCAAGGCGCTGCGGCTGCCGACGGTGCAGGGCCTGGTCGTCGGCCGCTCCCTGCTCTACCCGGCCGACGGCGATGTCGCGGCGGCCGTGGACACCGCCGTGGGCCTGCTGTGA
- a CDS encoding CoA-acylating methylmalonate-semialdehyde dehydrogenase, protein MKTLSHWIGGKPVEGVSGNFGPVYNPATGAQEKQVAFASADEVDAAVGAAREAFRTWGTSSLAKRTSVLFKYRELLDAHREEIARLITAEHGKVHSDALGEVARGLEIVELACGIPEKLKGELSTQVSTRVDVSSIRQSLGVVAGITPFNFPAMVPMWMFPIAIACGNTFVLKPSEKVPSAAFKLAELAAEAGLPDGVLNVVNGDKVAVDAILEHPDIAAVSFVGSTPIARYIHTTGTANGKRVQALGGAKNHMLVLPDADLDLAADSAINAAYGSAGERCMAISVVVAVGETADPLIGKIKERADRLRIGPGDAPASEMGPLITKVHRDKVASYVSGAAAQGADVVIDGTGYTVEGYEDGHWIGVSLLDHVTPEMDAYRDEIFGPVLAVVRVETYDEAIALMNNSPWGNGTAIFTRDGGAARRFQMEVEAGMVGVNVPIPVPVGYHSFGGWKDSLFGDHHIYGNDGVHFYTRGKVVTTRWPDPSDGGINLGFPSNH, encoded by the coding sequence ATGAAGACCCTCAGCCACTGGATCGGCGGTAAGCCCGTCGAGGGCGTCTCCGGCAACTTCGGCCCGGTCTACAACCCGGCCACCGGCGCCCAGGAGAAGCAGGTCGCCTTCGCCTCGGCCGACGAGGTCGACGCCGCCGTCGGCGCGGCCAGGGAAGCCTTCAGGACCTGGGGCACCAGCTCCCTGGCCAAGCGCACCTCGGTGCTGTTCAAGTACCGCGAACTGCTCGACGCGCACCGCGAGGAGATCGCCCGGCTGATCACCGCCGAGCACGGCAAGGTGCACTCCGACGCGCTCGGCGAGGTCGCCCGCGGTCTGGAGATCGTCGAGCTGGCCTGCGGCATCCCCGAGAAGCTCAAGGGCGAGCTGTCCACCCAGGTCTCCACCCGGGTCGATGTCTCCTCGATCCGCCAGTCGCTCGGCGTGGTCGCCGGCATCACGCCGTTCAACTTCCCGGCGATGGTGCCGATGTGGATGTTCCCGATCGCCATCGCCTGCGGTAACACCTTCGTCCTCAAGCCGAGCGAGAAGGTGCCCAGCGCCGCGTTCAAGCTCGCCGAGCTGGCCGCCGAGGCGGGGCTGCCCGACGGGGTGCTGAATGTCGTCAACGGCGACAAGGTGGCCGTCGACGCCATCCTGGAGCACCCGGACATCGCCGCGGTCTCCTTCGTCGGTTCCACGCCCATCGCCCGCTACATCCACACCACCGGCACCGCCAACGGCAAGCGCGTCCAGGCGCTGGGCGGCGCCAAGAACCACATGCTGGTCCTGCCGGATGCCGACCTCGACCTGGCCGCCGACTCCGCGATCAACGCGGCGTACGGCTCGGCGGGCGAGCGCTGCATGGCGATCTCCGTAGTGGTGGCCGTCGGCGAGACCGCCGACCCGCTGATCGGCAAGATCAAGGAGCGCGCCGACCGGCTGCGGATCGGCCCCGGCGACGCCCCGGCCTCCGAGATGGGCCCGCTGATCACCAAGGTCCACCGCGACAAGGTCGCCTCGTACGTCTCCGGCGCCGCGGCCCAGGGCGCGGATGTCGTCATCGACGGCACCGGCTACACCGTCGAGGGCTACGAGGACGGCCACTGGATCGGGGTGTCCCTCCTGGACCACGTCACGCCCGAGATGGACGCCTACCGTGACGAGATCTTCGGCCCGGTGCTCGCCGTGGTCCGCGTCGAGACCTACGACGAGGCCATCGCGCTGATGAACAACTCGCCGTGGGGCAACGGCACCGCGATCTTCACCCGGGACGGCGGCGCGGCCCGCCGCTTCCAGATGGAGGTCGAGGCCGGCATGGTCGGCGTGAACGTGCCGATCCCGGTGCCGGTGGGCTACCACTCCTTCGGCGGCTGGAAGGACTCGCTCTTCGGCGACCACCACATCTACGGCAACGACGGGGTGCACTTCTACACCCGCGGCAAGGTCGTCACCACCCGCTGGCCGGACCCGTCCGACGGCGGGATCAACCTGGGCTTCCCCAGCAACCACTGA
- the iolB gene encoding 5-deoxy-glucuronate isomerase, producing the protein MSTEFHLKATAAADGPYALDIDPKRAGWGYSSLRVLDLPPGGHHSFATGDSEWIVLPLSGGCTVLTDSGETGEAGEAGEASKTGESGKTGEMFELTGRESVFSGVSDFAYVPRDAHVQIASGAGGRFALTGARCERRLPARYGAASDVPVELRGTGNCSRQVNNFGAAGTFECDRLIAVEVLTPGGNWSSYPPHKHDECRPGEESELEEIYYFEVESAHGTEGVGYQRVTPSGRGRGTDVLAEVRSGDAVLIPDGWHGPSIAAPGHALYYLNVMAGPGEAREWLICDHPDHGWIRSTWPGQPVDPRLPLYEAPAGDAR; encoded by the coding sequence ATGAGCACTGAATTCCACCTGAAGGCCACAGCGGCGGCCGACGGCCCGTATGCGCTGGACATCGATCCGAAGCGGGCGGGCTGGGGCTACTCCTCGCTGCGCGTCCTCGACCTGCCGCCCGGTGGCCACCACTCCTTCGCCACCGGCGACAGCGAATGGATCGTGCTGCCGCTGTCCGGCGGCTGCACGGTGCTGACCGACAGCGGCGAGACCGGTGAGGCCGGCGAGGCGGGTGAGGCCAGCAAGACCGGTGAGTCCGGTAAGACCGGCGAGATGTTCGAACTGACCGGCCGGGAAAGCGTGTTCAGCGGGGTCAGCGACTTCGCGTACGTGCCGCGGGACGCCCATGTGCAGATCGCGAGCGGGGCCGGCGGCCGTTTCGCGCTCACCGGCGCCCGCTGCGAGCGCCGTCTGCCCGCCCGCTACGGCGCCGCCTCCGACGTCCCCGTGGAGCTGCGCGGCACCGGCAACTGCTCCCGCCAGGTCAACAACTTCGGCGCCGCGGGCACCTTCGAGTGCGACCGGCTGATCGCGGTGGAAGTGCTCACCCCCGGCGGCAACTGGTCCTCCTACCCGCCGCACAAGCACGACGAGTGCCGCCCCGGCGAGGAGTCCGAGCTGGAGGAGATCTACTACTTCGAGGTCGAGTCCGCGCACGGCACGGAAGGCGTCGGCTACCAGCGCGTCACCCCCTCGGGGCGCGGCCGCGGCACCGACGTGCTGGCCGAGGTCCGCAGCGGCGACGCGGTGCTGATCCCCGACGGCTGGCACGGTCCGTCGATCGCGGCGCCCGGCCACGCCCTGTACTACCTCAATGTGATGGCCGGGCCCGGCGAGGCCCGTGAGTGGCTGATCTGCGATCACCCCGACCACGGCTGGATCCGCTCCACCTGGCCCGGTCAGCCCGTCGACCCCCGCCTCCCCCTCTACGAAGCGCCCGCAGGAGACGCCCGATGA
- the iolC gene encoding 5-dehydro-2-deoxygluconokinase, protein MTEPYDLITMGRIGVDIYPLQTGVPLAQVETFGKFLGGSATNVAVAAARLGRRSAVISRTGSDPFGDYVHQALREFGVDDRWVTPVDAYPTPVTFCEIFPPDDFPLYFYRRPKAPDLVIRPEELDQDAIVGARIFWVTGTGLCEEPSRSATLAALAARARTGTTVFDLDWRPMFWGGEGGASGDGGASGAAAMATARPYYEAALRHATVAVGNVDEAEVATGLRDPKACAQALLDMGVELAVIKQGPKGVLAVHRDGRTAEVPPTPVEVVNGLGAGDSFGGSLCHGLLAGWDLEPMMRYANAAGAIVASRLACSSAMPTADEVDAFLAGR, encoded by the coding sequence ATGACCGAGCCGTACGACCTGATCACCATGGGCCGCATCGGAGTCGACATCTACCCGTTGCAGACCGGTGTGCCGCTGGCGCAGGTGGAGACGTTCGGGAAGTTCCTCGGTGGCTCGGCCACCAATGTGGCGGTCGCCGCGGCCCGCCTCGGCCGGCGGAGTGCGGTCATCAGCCGCACCGGAAGCGACCCGTTCGGTGACTATGTCCACCAGGCGCTGCGCGAGTTCGGTGTGGACGACCGCTGGGTGACTCCCGTCGACGCCTATCCGACGCCGGTCACCTTCTGTGAGATCTTCCCGCCGGACGACTTCCCGCTCTACTTCTACCGCCGCCCCAAGGCCCCTGACCTGGTCATCCGCCCCGAGGAACTGGACCAGGACGCCATCGTGGGCGCCCGGATCTTCTGGGTCACCGGCACGGGGCTGTGCGAGGAGCCCAGCCGCAGTGCCACCCTTGCCGCGCTCGCGGCGCGCGCCAGGACGGGGACGACCGTCTTCGACCTCGACTGGCGGCCGATGTTCTGGGGCGGTGAGGGAGGCGCCTCCGGGGACGGCGGCGCGAGCGGGGCCGCGGCGATGGCCACCGCCCGTCCGTATTACGAAGCCGCCCTGCGGCACGCCACGGTGGCGGTCGGCAATGTCGACGAGGCCGAGGTCGCCACCGGACTGCGCGATCCCAAGGCCTGCGCCCAGGCGCTGCTGGACATGGGTGTCGAACTCGCCGTCATCAAGCAGGGCCCCAAGGGCGTGCTCGCCGTGCACCGCGACGGCCGTACCGCCGAGGTCCCGCCGACCCCCGTCGAGGTCGTCAACGGCCTGGGTGCCGGCGACTCCTTCGGCGGCTCGCTCTGCCACGGCCTCCTGGCCGGGTGGGACCTGGAGCCGATGATGCGTTACGCCAACGCCGCCGGCGCGATCGTCGCCTCCCGTCTCGCCTGCTCGTCCGCGATGCCCACGGCCGACGAGGTCGACGCGTTCCTCGCGGGGCGGTGA
- the iolD gene encoding 3D-(3,5/4)-trihydroxycyclohexane-1,2-dione acylhydrolase (decyclizing), whose protein sequence is MNAPTTRRLTVAQALVEFLAHQYTERDGRRHRLINACWGIFGHGNVAGLGQALLESGAASYQGTTPGPPVLPYLQGRNEQAMVHAAVGYARQRDRLGAQAVTTSIGPGATNLVTGAALATVNRLPVLLLPGDIFATRPADPVLQQLEVPFAGDVSVNDALRPVSRYFDRVTRPEALIPAALQAMRVLADPVDTGAVTLALPQDVQAEAYDWPEEFFADRVWRVPRPAPDADALAEAVRALRGARRPLVVAGGGVHHSEAEDALCAFADATGIPVASTQAGKGSLRHDHPADVGGIGHTGTATADALAREADVVLGVGTRYTDFTTASSTLFAAPGVRFVNLNIASFDAHKLGGLSLVADARAGLEALTEALSGERVDAEYEAAYREAKAGWERRVDAAYGAEDPSVRPSQTQVLGALDAVVDDTDVIINAAGSLPGDLHKLWRARSRRQYHLEYGYSCMGYEIPAAIGVRLAAPDRPVWALVGDGTYLMNPTELVTAVQEGIHINVVLVQNHGYASIGGLSQATGGERFGTDYRFRAADGTYTGAPLPVDLAANAASLGMQVLRASTVGELRAALAEARGANRPTCVYVETETADTVPGAPEAQAWWDVPVAETATRPAAVAAREAYDRHTAGRRRHL, encoded by the coding sequence ATGAATGCTCCGACGACCCGCCGGCTGACGGTCGCGCAGGCCCTGGTCGAGTTCCTGGCCCACCAGTACACCGAGCGGGACGGCCGCCGGCACCGCCTGATCAATGCCTGCTGGGGCATTTTCGGCCACGGCAATGTCGCCGGCCTCGGCCAGGCGCTGCTGGAGTCCGGCGCTGCGTCCTACCAGGGGACAACCCCCGGACCCCCGGTGCTGCCGTACCTCCAGGGCCGCAACGAGCAGGCCATGGTGCATGCCGCCGTCGGCTACGCCCGGCAGCGCGACCGGCTCGGCGCGCAGGCCGTCACCACCTCCATCGGCCCGGGCGCCACCAACCTCGTCACCGGTGCCGCGCTCGCCACCGTCAACCGCCTCCCGGTCCTGCTGCTGCCCGGCGACATCTTCGCCACCCGGCCCGCCGACCCCGTCCTCCAGCAGCTCGAAGTGCCCTTCGCCGGCGATGTCTCCGTCAACGACGCGCTGCGCCCGGTCTCCCGCTACTTCGACCGGGTCACCCGGCCCGAGGCGCTGATCCCCGCGGCCCTGCAGGCCATGCGGGTGCTCGCCGACCCCGTCGACACCGGCGCCGTCACCCTCGCGCTGCCGCAGGACGTGCAGGCGGAGGCGTACGACTGGCCGGAGGAGTTCTTCGCCGACCGGGTCTGGCGCGTTCCCCGGCCCGCCCCCGACGCCGATGCCCTCGCCGAGGCGGTACGGGCCCTGCGCGGCGCCCGCCGGCCCCTGGTCGTCGCGGGCGGCGGGGTCCACCACAGCGAGGCCGAGGACGCGCTGTGCGCGTTCGCCGACGCCACCGGCATCCCGGTCGCGTCCACCCAGGCCGGCAAGGGTTCGCTGCGCCACGACCACCCCGCCGACGTGGGCGGCATCGGCCACACCGGCACCGCCACCGCCGACGCCCTCGCCCGCGAGGCCGACGTGGTCCTCGGCGTCGGCACCCGCTACACCGACTTCACCACCGCCTCGTCGACCCTGTTCGCCGCGCCCGGTGTCCGCTTCGTCAACCTCAACATCGCGTCCTTCGACGCCCACAAGCTCGGCGGGCTCTCCCTGGTCGCCGACGCCCGCGCCGGTCTGGAGGCGCTGACCGAGGCGCTGTCCGGTGAGCGGGTCGACGCGGAGTACGAGGCCGCCTACCGGGAGGCGAAGGCCGGCTGGGAGCGCCGGGTGGACGCCGCGTACGGCGCCGAGGACCCGTCCGTACGGCCCTCGCAGACCCAGGTGCTCGGCGCGCTGGACGCCGTCGTCGACGACACCGACGTGATCATCAACGCGGCCGGTTCCCTCCCCGGTGACCTGCACAAACTCTGGCGCGCCCGGTCCCGCAGGCAGTACCACCTGGAGTACGGCTACTCCTGCATGGGCTACGAGATCCCCGCCGCGATCGGTGTCAGGCTCGCCGCCCCCGACCGGCCGGTGTGGGCGCTGGTCGGCGACGGTACGTATCTGATGAACCCCACCGAACTGGTCACCGCGGTCCAGGAGGGCATCCACATCAACGTCGTCCTCGTCCAGAACCACGGCTATGCCTCGATCGGCGGGCTGTCCCAGGCCACCGGCGGTGAGCGCTTCGGCACCGACTACCGCTTCCGCGCCGCGGACGGCACGTACACCGGTGCGCCGCTGCCGGTCGATCTCGCGGCCAACGCCGCGTCGCTGGGCATGCAGGTGCTGCGTGCGTCCACCGTCGGTGAGCTGCGTGCCGCGCTCGCCGAGGCGCGTGGCGCGAACCGGCCCACATGTGTCTATGTCGAGACCGAAACGGCTGACACTGTGCCGGGCGCGCCCGAGGCCCAGGCCTGGTGGGATGTTCCTGTTGCCGAGACCGCGACACGTCCGGCGGCGGTGGCTGCCCGGGAGGCGTACGACCGGCACACCGCCGGGCGCCGCCGCCACCTCTGA